One window of Jatrophihabitans sp. genomic DNA carries:
- a CDS encoding GNAT family N-acetyltransferase: MTAREGEGVTPHGGDEVTVSRNDDAQRYEIRLEGRRVGLADFFRRADVVVIPHTETSPEFGGRGLASKLVRYCLDDIRAQGLRVEPACPFVAAYIRKHPEYADLLDRS; this comes from the coding sequence ATGACAGCACGGGAAGGTGAGGGTGTGACCCCTCACGGCGGTGACGAGGTCACCGTGAGCAGGAACGACGACGCCCAACGCTATGAGATCCGGCTCGAGGGACGTCGGGTGGGGCTGGCCGACTTCTTCCGCCGCGCCGACGTGGTGGTCATCCCGCACACCGAGACCTCGCCGGAGTTCGGCGGGCGCGGCCTGGCCAGCAAGCTCGTGCGGTACTGCCTGGACGACATCCGGGCTCAGGGCCTGCGGGTCGAGCCGGCCTGCCCGTTCGTCGCTGCCTACATCCGCAAGCACCCGGAGTACGCCGACCTGCTCGACCGGTCCTGA
- a CDS encoding pyridoxal phosphate-dependent aminotransferase: MGIRISDRISAIAESATLAVDAKAKALKAAGHPVIGFGAGEPDFATPDYIVQAAREAAKESRYHRYTPVAGLPELRSAVAAKTLRDSGYAVEASQVLITNGGKQAVYNAFATLLDPGDEVLLIAPYWTTYPEAIKLAGGTPVEVQTDETTGYLATVDQLEAARTERTKVLLFVSPSNPSGAVYPGEQVAAVGAWAAEHGLWVVTDEIYEHLVYGEHRNVSIATATPALADRVVVLNGVAKTYAMTGWRVGWLIGAPDVVKAASNLQSHATSNVSNVAQVAALAAVSGDLSAVAQMRTAFDRRRRLMVDLLSSIDGVICPTPGGAFYAYPQVKGLLGRRLRGRTATTSAELADLILDEVEVAVVPGEAFGTPGYLRLSYALGDADLAEGIGRIQKLVADS; this comes from the coding sequence ATGGGTATCCGCATCTCAGATCGAATCTCGGCCATCGCCGAGTCTGCCACCCTGGCCGTCGACGCTAAGGCCAAGGCGCTGAAGGCCGCCGGTCATCCGGTGATCGGCTTCGGCGCCGGAGAGCCGGACTTCGCCACTCCCGACTACATCGTGCAGGCAGCCCGTGAGGCGGCCAAGGAGTCGCGTTACCACCGGTACACCCCCGTCGCCGGGCTGCCCGAACTGCGATCGGCGGTAGCGGCCAAGACCCTGCGCGACTCCGGTTACGCCGTCGAGGCCTCCCAGGTCCTGATCACCAACGGCGGCAAGCAAGCGGTGTACAACGCCTTTGCCACGCTGCTGGACCCGGGTGACGAGGTCCTGCTGATCGCGCCCTACTGGACGACCTATCCCGAAGCCATCAAGCTGGCCGGCGGGACGCCGGTCGAGGTCCAGACCGACGAGACCACCGGGTACCTGGCGACCGTCGACCAGCTGGAGGCGGCCCGCACCGAGCGCACCAAGGTGCTGCTGTTCGTCTCGCCCTCCAACCCCTCCGGCGCGGTCTACCCGGGTGAGCAGGTCGCGGCGGTCGGCGCCTGGGCAGCCGAGCACGGCCTGTGGGTGGTGACCGACGAGATCTATGAGCACCTGGTCTACGGCGAGCACCGCAATGTCTCGATCGCCACGGCCACTCCCGCCCTGGCCGATCGGGTGGTGGTGCTCAATGGCGTGGCCAAGACTTACGCGATGACCGGCTGGCGGGTCGGCTGGCTGATCGGGGCGCCTGACGTGGTCAAGGCCGCCTCGAACCTGCAGTCACACGCCACCTCGAACGTGTCCAACGTCGCCCAGGTGGCGGCCCTGGCCGCGGTCAGCGGTGACCTGTCGGCGGTGGCCCAGATGCGAACCGCCTTCGACCGGCGCCGGCGATTGATGGTCGATCTGCTCTCCTCGATCGACGGGGTCATCTGCCCCACTCCCGGGGGCGCTTTCTACGCCTACCCTCAGGTCAAAGGCTTGCTAGGCCGCCGGCTGCGGGGCAGGACGGCGACCACCTCGGCCGAGCTGGCCGACCTGATCCTCGACGAGGTGGAGGTGGCGGTGGTGCCGGGCGAGGCGTTCGGCACCCCGGGCTACCTGCGGTTGTCCTATGCCCTGGGCGACGCGGACCTGGCCGAAGGCATCGGACGGATCCAGAAGCTGGTGGCTGACAGCTGA
- the secE gene encoding preprotein translocase subunit SecE, with the protein MTETQAAPAPSSRPDSGSGRGLGILWRWLPALIRALQRRTRETVSEMRKVLWPSRKEMITYTIVVMIFVVVLVTIVALLDFGLTKAVLAIFG; encoded by the coding sequence GTGACTGAGACACAGGCCGCACCCGCCCCGTCGTCGCGCCCCGATTCGGGCTCAGGCCGGGGGCTAGGCATCCTGTGGCGGTGGCTTCCGGCGCTGATCCGGGCGTTGCAACGGCGCACCCGCGAGACCGTGTCCGAGATGCGCAAGGTGCTCTGGCCCTCCCGCAAGGAGATGATCACCTACACCATCGTGGTGATGATCTTCGTGGTGGTCCTGGTGACCATTGTGGCGCTGCTCGACTTCGGGCTGACCAAGGCAGTGCTGGCGATATTCGGCTAG
- the nusG gene encoding transcription termination/antitermination protein NusG, with amino-acid sequence MRRAPGDWFVVHSYAGYENKVKTNLESRISSLDMEDYIYQVEVPTEEVVEIKNGKRQQVNRKVFPGYILVRMDLTDDSWGAVRNTPGVTGFVGATSKPSPLSMDEVIKILAPTVQKSGAAGKSGSTGAVDGSGSAPTEVVDFEIGESVTVMDGPFATLPATINEIDALHAKLKVLVSIFGRETPVELSFSQVSKI; translated from the coding sequence CTGCGCCGCGCGCCGGGTGACTGGTTCGTCGTGCACTCCTACGCCGGCTATGAGAACAAGGTGAAGACCAACCTGGAAAGCCGGATCTCCTCCCTGGACATGGAGGACTACATCTACCAGGTGGAGGTCCCCACCGAGGAAGTCGTCGAGATCAAGAACGGCAAGCGCCAGCAGGTCAACCGCAAGGTCTTCCCCGGTTACATCCTGGTGCGGATGGACCTCACCGACGACTCGTGGGGCGCGGTGCGCAACACCCCCGGGGTGACCGGCTTCGTCGGCGCCACGTCCAAGCCGTCGCCGCTGTCGATGGACGAGGTCATCAAGATCCTCGCTCCCACCGTGCAGAAGTCCGGCGCCGCGGGCAAGTCCGGCTCGACCGGCGCCGTGGACGGCTCCGGCTCGGCTCCGACCGAGGTGGTCGACTTCGAGATCGGCGAGTCGGTGACCGTCATGGACGGGCCTTTCGCCACCCTGCCGGCCACCATCAACGAGATCGACGCGCTGCACGCCAAGCTCAAGGTGCTGGTCTCGATCTTCGGCCGGGAGACTCCGGTCGAGCTTTCCTTCAGCCAGGTCTCCAAGATCTAG
- the rplK gene encoding 50S ribosomal protein L11 has translation MPPKKKKLTAVIKLQIKAGMANPAPPVGPALGQHGVNIMEFCKAYNAATEAQRGQVVPVEISVYEDRSFTFVTKTPPAARLLLAAAGVEKGSGEPHKTKVAKVSMAQVREIAQTKMEDLNANDLDQASKIIAGTARSMGITVSD, from the coding sequence ATGCCTCCCAAGAAGAAGAAGCTCACCGCGGTCATCAAGCTGCAGATCAAGGCCGGCATGGCCAACCCGGCGCCGCCGGTGGGTCCCGCGCTGGGCCAGCACGGTGTGAACATCATGGAGTTCTGCAAGGCCTACAACGCCGCGACCGAAGCCCAGCGCGGCCAGGTCGTGCCCGTCGAGATCTCGGTCTATGAGGACCGCTCGTTCACCTTCGTCACCAAGACCCCGCCGGCCGCCCGGCTGCTGCTGGCGGCTGCCGGTGTCGAGAAGGGCTCGGGCGAGCCGCACAAGACCAAGGTCGCCAAGGTCAGCATGGCGCAGGTCCGCGAGATCGCTCAGACCAAGATGGAAGACCTCAACGCCAACGACCTCGATCAGGCGTCCAAGATCATCGCGGGCACCGCCCGGTCGATGGGCATCACCGTCTCGGACTAG
- the rplA gene encoding 50S ribosomal protein L1 — MAKRSKAYQEAAKLVDTSKIYSPLEAAKVAIQSSPAKFDATVEVAMRLGVDPRKADQMVRGTVSLPHGTGKTARVIVFATGAQAEAARAAGADKVGSEDLIQEITDGYLDFDAAIATPDQMAKVGRIARILGPRGLMPNPKTGTVTPDVAKAVADIKGGKITFRVDKQSNLHLIIGKASFSADQLVENYGAALDEVLRAKPASAKGKYLKKVVFSTTMGPGIPVDTLRTRNLLEETQQA; from the coding sequence ATGGCAAAGCGCAGCAAGGCATATCAAGAGGCCGCCAAGCTGGTCGACACCAGCAAGATCTACAGCCCGCTGGAGGCGGCCAAGGTCGCCATCCAGAGTTCGCCGGCCAAGTTCGACGCGACCGTCGAGGTGGCGATGCGGCTGGGAGTCGACCCTCGCAAGGCCGACCAGATGGTGCGTGGCACCGTGAGCCTGCCGCACGGCACCGGCAAGACCGCCCGGGTCATCGTGTTCGCCACCGGCGCTCAGGCCGAAGCCGCTCGGGCCGCCGGAGCCGACAAGGTCGGCAGTGAGGACCTGATCCAGGAGATCACCGACGGCTACCTCGACTTCGACGCCGCGATCGCCACTCCGGACCAGATGGCCAAGGTCGGCCGGATCGCTCGGATCCTCGGCCCGCGTGGTCTGATGCCCAACCCGAAGACCGGCACGGTCACCCCCGACGTCGCCAAGGCCGTCGCTGACATCAAGGGCGGCAAGATCACATTCCGGGTGGACAAGCAGTCCAACCTGCACCTGATCATCGGCAAGGCGTCCTTCTCGGCCGACCAGCTGGTGGAGAACTACGGCGCCGCGCTGGATGAGGTGCTGCGTGCCAAGCCCGCCTCGGCCAAGGGCAAGTACCTGAAGAAGGTGGTGTTCTCGACCACCATGGGCCCCGGCATCCCCGTGGACACGCTGCGCACGCGCAACCTGCTGGAAGAGACCCAGCAGGCCTGA
- a CDS encoding sigma-70 family RNA polymerase sigma factor, producing MINAEAEQETLASRAGEVFQRFREGHSEAMGELVAMLTPILWHTVRAQRLDRESTEDVLQTTWLALVRSTESISDPRAVLQWLIVAARREAWRVMKAQARQLPYEIDEDALQTPDSDLPESVVLRGVSQKVLWSHVSALSERCRTLLRVIAFADRPDYPELARSLGMPIGSIGPTRGRCLAKLRASLSADARWELR from the coding sequence ATGATCAATGCCGAAGCTGAACAGGAAACACTGGCCAGTCGCGCGGGGGAGGTGTTCCAGCGCTTCCGCGAAGGTCACTCCGAGGCCATGGGTGAGCTGGTGGCGATGCTCACCCCGATCCTGTGGCACACCGTGCGCGCCCAACGCCTGGACAGGGAGTCCACCGAGGACGTGCTGCAGACCACCTGGCTGGCGTTGGTCCGCAGCACCGAGTCGATCTCAGACCCGCGGGCGGTGTTGCAATGGCTGATCGTCGCGGCCCGCCGGGAGGCCTGGCGGGTGATGAAGGCGCAGGCGCGGCAGTTGCCCTACGAGATCGATGAGGACGCCCTTCAGACGCCTGACTCCGACCTGCCCGAAAGCGTCGTTCTGCGCGGCGTCTCGCAGAAGGTGCTCTGGTCTCATGTGTCCGCGCTGTCGGAACGATGCCGGACGCTGCTGCGGGTGATCGCCTTCGCCGACCGCCCTGATTACCCGGAACTGGCCCGTTCGCTGGGCATGCCCATCGGAAGTATCGGCCCGACCCGTGGCCGATGCCTTGCGAAGCTGCGCGCTTCACTGTCCGCCGACGCTCGTTGGGAGCTGCGATGA
- a CDS encoding S8/S53 family peptidase, with the protein MSSTQPPDDLGAARPPRRRREPSLNPPPEVLNKHGGRLLDPSSAVRLPGQPAIRPTVYVGWRLLVRSVKLDDEVLPALNQAASESNLRLVFDQADAKLLGLARQAGLEDLALRVLATRVRLEPASDKPAAPPDAWQVLQSFRSIVGSDNPAASQVSLDHLLTATDGMQHSAGVSGAPHMGGAPYMGGGGADGVPYMGGGSVGVSSQYGIPGHGGRAPVTWMGAPPTRVSHDDKPCRRPVVAVLDTGVGKHPWLPASIVKRHPHIGSLPIGHTDPATDPEVSGYLDNPLEGTLDPDAGHGTFIAGLIRQICPDANILAIRVMYGDGAVPEGDLLEALNRLLLRQALAQALNKPSWLVDVISLSLGYYHELPADFAYDQLLLETLRALGELGVAIVAAAGNDATARHFYPAGFAPHVGGQWNAVEPNVLPVISVGALNPDLRSVALFSNAGDWVCCHRQGAALVSTMPTTFNGSLQPVAAVHPHGSGLRSTIDPDNFYGGFSTWSGTSFAAPILAAELAKVLWESKSLDTSDAATMLDRGWSALELLTDVRRPA; encoded by the coding sequence ATGAGCTCAACCCAGCCCCCTGACGACCTCGGCGCGGCGCGGCCACCACGGCGGCGGCGTGAACCCAGCCTCAACCCGCCGCCAGAAGTGCTCAACAAGCATGGCGGCCGGTTGCTCGACCCCTCCAGCGCCGTTCGGCTGCCGGGTCAGCCGGCGATCCGTCCGACCGTCTATGTCGGCTGGCGGCTGCTGGTCCGTTCGGTCAAGCTCGATGACGAGGTGCTGCCCGCCCTCAACCAGGCCGCCTCCGAGTCGAACCTGCGGTTGGTCTTCGACCAGGCCGACGCCAAGCTGCTCGGGCTCGCTCGGCAGGCCGGCCTTGAAGACCTGGCGCTGCGGGTGCTGGCCACCCGGGTTCGGCTTGAGCCGGCCAGCGACAAGCCGGCCGCGCCGCCGGACGCCTGGCAGGTGCTGCAGAGCTTCCGTTCCATCGTCGGGTCGGACAACCCGGCGGCCTCCCAGGTCAGCCTGGATCACCTGCTCACCGCGACCGACGGGATGCAGCACTCCGCCGGTGTCTCCGGCGCCCCGCACATGGGCGGCGCCCCATACATGGGTGGCGGGGGTGCGGACGGAGTGCCCTACATGGGCGGCGGCAGCGTCGGCGTCAGCTCGCAGTACGGCATCCCCGGACACGGCGGCCGGGCCCCGGTCACCTGGATGGGAGCGCCGCCCACCCGGGTCTCCCACGATGACAAGCCCTGTCGGCGGCCGGTCGTGGCGGTGCTGGACACCGGCGTCGGCAAGCACCCCTGGTTGCCGGCCTCGATCGTCAAACGCCACCCCCACATCGGAAGCCTGCCGATCGGCCACACCGACCCGGCGACCGACCCAGAGGTCAGCGGGTACTTGGACAACCCGCTGGAGGGCACCCTGGACCCGGACGCCGGCCACGGCACCTTCATCGCCGGACTGATACGGCAGATCTGCCCCGATGCCAACATCCTCGCGATCCGGGTGATGTACGGCGACGGCGCGGTGCCCGAAGGCGACCTGCTGGAGGCGTTGAACCGGCTGTTGCTGCGTCAGGCGCTGGCCCAGGCGCTGAACAAGCCCAGTTGGCTGGTCGACGTCATCTCGCTGTCTCTGGGCTATTACCACGAGCTGCCCGCCGACTTCGCCTATGACCAGCTGCTGCTCGAGACGCTTCGCGCGCTCGGCGAGCTCGGCGTCGCGATCGTCGCGGCGGCCGGTAACGACGCGACCGCCAGGCACTTCTATCCCGCCGGATTCGCGCCGCACGTGGGCGGTCAATGGAACGCCGTCGAGCCCAACGTGCTGCCGGTGATCAGCGTCGGCGCGCTCAATCCGGACCTGCGATCGGTCGCGCTGTTCAGCAACGCCGGTGACTGGGTGTGCTGTCACCGTCAGGGCGCGGCCCTGGTGAGCACCATGCCGACCACCTTCAACGGCTCCCTGCAGCCGGTCGCCGCCGTTCACCCCCACGGCAGCGGACTGCGCTCCACCATCGACCCGGACAACTTCTACGGCGGCTTCTCCACCTGGAGCGGCACGTCGTTCGCGGCGCCGATCCTGGCCGCAGAGCTGGCCAAGGTCCTGTGGGAGTCCAAGAGCCTGGACACCTCTGACGCCGCCACGATGCTGGACCGGGGCTGGAGCGCGCTGGAACTGCTGACCGACGTCCGGCGCCCCGCGTGA
- a CDS encoding CHAT domain-containing tetratricopeptide repeat protein gives MIRIDSAGLAEARRLHALGVEHNNAGHPLRAAKLFRRALSLPALGEHASGQARLMAARIWISLAMSESELNGAERGLAALAEAERLVELSEHPELSALLHLQNGYIHVRAGHFEAGLEHLNSAVALIDHAEPAHASNILLNRGSLHLYRGQLTAARQDLSQSAELAAAHGLRVEEFKARHNLGYLEFLAGNLAMALRSMDDAQAIDAKVSLAVALLDRARVLLEAGLHRESDDSLIEAAALFRAERLHKELAEVELARAECALLDGETAAARRLAATARNRFRRRSNDRWRRDAELVLLHADLAAGRPGSRLAGPALRLASEFRTAGLDTQARTSQLIAAEALLRAGQTEQARTVAAEAGPIRTADPVSARLQTRLVRARLSIAGQDVTSARREIRTGLTELANHQAQFGCIDLQTASAVHGRQLAELGLAMALAEGKPAGVLAAIERGRATSSRLPGVSAPTDPVAAELLAELRRAVEGLRLIQSDAAAAEKATAQRRRIAELQRDLRARSWQTAGTGSAPRPASLAQIEAELSRAETALVCYFDVGGRLHAVVLAHGRSRIVPLGDSVTVSETVRRVRADLDVLAQSNLPQALLAAVCATLNRSLSRLAELLLAPLALPEDRVVIVPTGILAALPWTNLAPMRGRPVVVAPSATAWLAANRPAGRGNGPVVGVAGPDLTHSEKEVLAIGRAWPGARVLTGAQGGRAELVSALASATVVHVAAHGQHNAENPLFSLIRLIDGPLFAYELDLTSRAAEHVVLSACELGQATIRTGDEALGLTSVLLRLGTRSVISGVARVPDDVAAEVMTDYHVALSGGLDSASALAQACAASSTPAPFVCFGSSW, from the coding sequence ATGATCCGCATTGACAGCGCGGGTCTGGCCGAAGCTAGACGGCTGCACGCGCTGGGCGTCGAGCACAACAACGCCGGCCATCCGCTGCGTGCCGCCAAACTGTTCCGGCGGGCCCTGTCGCTGCCGGCCCTGGGCGAGCACGCCAGCGGCCAGGCTCGGCTGATGGCAGCTCGCATCTGGATCAGCTTGGCCATGAGCGAGTCCGAGCTCAACGGCGCCGAGCGCGGGCTGGCCGCGCTGGCCGAGGCTGAGCGCCTGGTCGAGCTGAGCGAGCATCCGGAACTGAGCGCCCTGCTGCACCTGCAGAACGGCTACATCCACGTCCGGGCCGGGCATTTCGAGGCCGGTCTGGAGCACCTGAACTCCGCGGTCGCCCTGATCGATCACGCCGAGCCGGCGCATGCCAGCAACATCCTGCTCAACCGGGGCAGCCTGCACCTGTATCGCGGTCAGTTGACCGCGGCCAGGCAGGATCTCAGCCAGTCAGCGGAGCTCGCCGCCGCGCACGGCCTGCGGGTGGAGGAGTTCAAGGCCCGGCACAATCTGGGCTATCTGGAGTTCCTGGCCGGCAACCTGGCGATGGCCCTGAGATCCATGGACGACGCGCAGGCCATCGACGCCAAGGTGTCCCTCGCGGTCGCGCTGCTGGACCGGGCCCGGGTGCTGCTGGAGGCCGGCCTGCACCGGGAGTCCGATGACTCGCTGATCGAGGCGGCCGCGCTGTTCCGGGCCGAGCGGCTGCACAAGGAGCTGGCCGAGGTGGAACTGGCCCGGGCCGAGTGCGCCTTGCTGGACGGTGAGACCGCGGCGGCGCGCAGGCTGGCGGCCACTGCCCGCAACCGGTTCCGCCGACGCTCCAATGACCGGTGGCGCCGCGACGCCGAGCTGGTGCTGCTGCACGCCGACCTGGCAGCCGGCCGCCCTGGCAGCCGGTTGGCCGGACCGGCGCTTCGGCTGGCGTCGGAATTCCGCACGGCGGGCCTGGACACCCAGGCCAGGACCAGCCAGTTGATCGCCGCCGAGGCGCTGCTTCGCGCCGGGCAGACGGAGCAGGCCCGCACGGTGGCCGCTGAGGCCGGGCCGATCCGGACCGCTGACCCGGTCTCGGCCCGGCTGCAGACCCGGCTGGTGCGAGCCCGGTTGTCCATCGCAGGCCAGGACGTCACCAGCGCCCGACGTGAGATCCGCACCGGTCTGACCGAGCTTGCCAACCACCAAGCCCAGTTCGGCTGCATCGACCTGCAGACTGCCAGCGCTGTGCACGGCCGTCAGCTCGCCGAGCTGGGCCTGGCCATGGCGCTGGCCGAGGGTAAGCCGGCCGGCGTGCTGGCCGCGATCGAGCGCGGGCGGGCGACCTCGAGCAGGCTGCCGGGAGTCAGCGCGCCCACGGACCCGGTGGCGGCCGAACTGCTGGCTGAGCTGCGGCGCGCGGTCGAGGGGCTGCGCTTGATCCAGTCCGACGCCGCGGCCGCCGAGAAGGCCACCGCGCAGCGACGCCGGATCGCCGAGCTGCAGCGGGACCTGCGGGCTCGCTCCTGGCAGACAGCGGGCACCGGAAGCGCTCCAAGGCCGGCCTCCTTGGCTCAGATAGAGGCGGAGCTGAGCCGTGCCGAGACGGCGCTGGTGTGCTACTTCGACGTCGGCGGCCGGTTGCACGCGGTCGTGCTCGCCCACGGCCGGTCCCGGATCGTGCCCCTCGGCGACAGCGTGACGGTGTCGGAGACGGTCCGCCGGGTTAGGGCCGACCTTGACGTGCTGGCCCAGTCCAACCTGCCGCAGGCGCTGCTCGCCGCGGTCTGCGCGACCTTGAACCGGTCGCTGTCCAGGCTTGCGGAGCTGTTGCTTGCCCCGCTGGCGCTGCCTGAGGACCGGGTGGTGATCGTGCCGACCGGGATCCTGGCCGCGTTGCCGTGGACCAACCTGGCGCCGATGAGAGGCCGCCCGGTGGTGGTGGCGCCCTCGGCGACGGCCTGGTTGGCAGCCAACCGGCCGGCCGGGCGGGGCAACGGGCCGGTGGTGGGGGTGGCCGGGCCGGACCTGACCCACTCCGAGAAGGAGGTCCTCGCGATCGGCAGGGCCTGGCCGGGGGCGCGGGTGCTGACCGGCGCCCAAGGCGGTCGTGCCGAGCTGGTGTCCGCGCTGGCCTCGGCCACCGTGGTGCACGTGGCCGCGCACGGTCAGCACAATGCCGAGAACCCGCTGTTCTCCCTGATCCGGCTGATCGACGGCCCGCTGTTCGCCTACGAGCTCGACCTCACCAGCCGGGCCGCCGAGCATGTGGTGCTGTCGGCCTGCGAGCTCGGCCAGGCGACCATCCGGACCGGTGACGAGGCCCTCGGGCTCACCAGCGTGCTGCTGCGGCTGGGCACCCGGTCGGTGATCTCGGGAGTCGCCCGGGTGCCTGACGACGTCGCGGCCGAGGTGATGACCGATTACCACGTGGCGCTGTCCGGCGGCCTGGACTCTGCGTCGGCGCTGGCCCAGGCCTGCGCCGCGTCCAGCACGCCCGCGCCGTTCGTCTGCTTCGGCTCGAGCTGGTGA
- the rplL gene encoding 50S ribosomal protein L7/L12, producing MAKLSTDELIDAFKELTLLELSAFVKQFEETFDVTAAAPVAVAAAGPAGGAPAEAEAEQDEFDVILEAAGDKKIQVIKEVRTLTSLGLKEAKDLVDGAPKAVLEKVNKEAAEKARAALEGAGASVTVK from the coding sequence ATGGCCAAGCTCAGCACTGACGAGCTCATCGACGCGTTCAAGGAGCTCACCCTTCTCGAGCTGTCGGCATTCGTGAAGCAGTTCGAGGAGACCTTCGACGTCACCGCCGCCGCTCCGGTCGCGGTCGCCGCTGCCGGTCCGGCCGGTGGCGCGCCTGCCGAGGCCGAGGCAGAGCAGGATGAGTTCGACGTCATCCTCGAAGCTGCCGGTGACAAGAAGATCCAGGTCATCAAGGAGGTGCGCACCCTCACCAGCCTCGGCCTCAAGGAGGCCAAGGACCTGGTGGACGGCGCTCCCAAGGCGGTCCTGGAGAAGGTCAACAAGGAGGCGGCGGAGAAGGCCCGCGCAGCCCTGGAAGGCGCCGGCGCCTCGGTGACCGTCAAGTAG
- a CDS encoding ATP-binding cassette domain-containing protein, protein MGVEVAVEGLTKSFGKQVIWGDVTLTLPPGEISVMLGPSGTGKSVFLKTLVGLLKPDRGSIMIKDVNLAKCSEHQLYETRKLFGVLFQDGALFGSMNLYDNIAFPLREHTRKSETEIRKIVSEKLEMVGLTGTDKKLPGEISGGMRKRAGLARALVLDPEIILFDEPDSGLDPVRVAYLNQLIVDLNAQTDSTFLIVTHDIGTARTVPDNLGLLFRRELVMFGPREVLLTSEEAVVDQFLNGRREGPIGMSEEKDAGQVAAELAAMTDNDRAPRAPGTGPKGATGSGVPPQLLPSPGLPERKAAGRRQERVMQMLHTLPEKAQEAVKRALDDEHRSRLPAYEPVAE, encoded by the coding sequence GTGGGAGTCGAGGTTGCCGTCGAGGGCTTGACCAAGTCCTTCGGCAAGCAGGTCATCTGGGGTGATGTCACGCTCACCCTGCCCCCGGGCGAGATCAGCGTCATGCTCGGCCCGTCCGGCACCGGCAAGTCGGTCTTTCTCAAGACGCTGGTGGGCCTTCTCAAGCCTGACCGCGGCTCGATCATGATCAAAGACGTCAACCTGGCCAAGTGCAGCGAGCACCAGCTCTATGAGACCCGCAAGCTGTTCGGCGTGCTGTTTCAGGACGGCGCCCTGTTCGGCTCGATGAACCTGTACGACAACATCGCCTTCCCGCTGCGCGAGCACACCCGTAAGAGCGAGACCGAGATTCGCAAGATCGTCTCGGAGAAGCTTGAGATGGTGGGGCTGACCGGCACCGACAAGAAGCTGCCCGGTGAGATCTCCGGCGGCATGCGCAAGCGCGCCGGCCTGGCCAGGGCCCTGGTGCTGGACCCCGAGATCATCCTGTTCGACGAGCCCGACTCGGGTCTGGACCCGGTGCGGGTGGCCTACCTGAACCAGCTGATCGTCGACCTGAACGCCCAGACCGACTCGACCTTCCTCATCGTCACCCACGACATCGGCACCGCTCGGACGGTGCCGGATAACCTGGGCCTGTTGTTCCGCCGAGAGCTGGTCATGTTCGGCCCGCGAGAGGTGTTGCTGACCTCTGAGGAGGCAGTGGTCGATCAGTTCCTCAACGGCCGCCGGGAGGGCCCGATCGGCATGTCCGAGGAGAAGGACGCCGGGCAGGTCGCGGCGGAGCTGGCCGCTATGACCGACAACGACCGCGCGCCGCGGGCGCCGGGGACTGGGCCGAAGGGCGCCACTGGAAGCGGTGTGCCGCCACAACTGCTGCCCTCGCCCGGGCTGCCCGAACGCAAGGCGGCGGGCCGGCGGCAGGAGCGGGTGATGCAGATGCTGCACACCCTGCCCGAGAAGGCGCAGGAGGCGGTCAAGCGAGCCCTGGACGACGAGCACCGGTCACGGTTGCCCGCCTATGAGCCGGTGGCCGAATGA
- a CDS encoding ABC transporter permease, giving the protein MTSLSPSAGIGHAGRLFALFLDVVRLTFKRPFQGREFIQQAWFIASVTILPTALVAIPFGAVIALQLGTLTRQLGAQSFTGAASVLAVIREASPIVCALLIAGAGGSAICADLGSRKIRDEIDAMEVLGISPVQRLVVPRVLACMLVAAALNGLVSVVGVAGGYFFNVVLQGGTPGAYLASFSALAQLPDLYAGELKAIVFGLIAAVVASYKGLNAGGGPKGVGDAVNQSVVITFLLLFFVNFVMTAVYFQVVPPKGS; this is encoded by the coding sequence ATGACCTCGCTGTCACCGTCGGCCGGCATCGGCCACGCCGGTCGGCTGTTCGCGCTGTTCCTCGATGTCGTCCGGTTGACCTTCAAGCGCCCGTTCCAGGGTCGGGAGTTCATCCAGCAGGCATGGTTCATCGCCAGCGTGACGATCCTGCCGACAGCGCTGGTCGCCATTCCGTTCGGCGCCGTCATCGCCCTGCAACTGGGCACCCTGACCCGGCAGCTGGGCGCCCAGTCCTTCACCGGCGCAGCCTCGGTGCTGGCCGTCATCCGAGAGGCCAGCCCGATCGTCTGCGCGCTGCTGATCGCCGGCGCCGGCGGCTCGGCGATCTGCGCGGACCTGGGCAGCCGCAAGATCCGCGACGAGATCGATGCCATGGAGGTGCTCGGCATCTCCCCGGTTCAGCGGCTGGTGGTGCCGCGGGTGCTGGCCTGCATGCTGGTGGCCGCCGCGCTCAACGGCCTGGTCAGCGTGGTCGGGGTGGCCGGCGGCTATTTCTTCAACGTGGTGCTCCAGGGCGGCACCCCAGGCGCCTATCTGGCCAGCTTCTCAGCGCTGGCCCAGTTGCCGGACCTGTACGCCGGGGAGTTGAAAGCGATCGTCTTCGGACTGATCGCCGCGGTGGTCGCCTCCTACAAGGGCCTCAACGCAGGCGGCGGACCCAAGGGCGTGGGCGATGCGGTGAACCAGTCCGTCGTCATCACCTTTCTTCTGCTGTTCTTCGTCAACTTCGTGATGACGGCCGTGTACTTCCAGGTCGTTCCGCCGAAGGGGTCCTGA